The following are encoded together in the Candida orthopsilosis Co 90-125, chromosome 5 draft sequence genome:
- a CDS encoding Ber1 protein (S. cerevisiae homolog BER1 localizes cytoplasm), which translates to MERLQLKITENRDVIRKSEFFNEIKSSIDVPFTRIRCLALGSPSQSSDARYQYALLLELIDLLGVKEVSLYDPVFTEEDKQLFGGYKVEETFNQPQDKTVLFYIPHLPLEVMEQVVNNEKPVYFLGNDVIAHTDRLTKKKLAELYPSMAIMVQYLDKGKFDDGFTKVTKSRKKYKEPEITYDFDSVYFNNVKIIRYLHNFNKSDPWGNSFSDLALHKLII; encoded by the coding sequence ATGGAGAGGTTGCAATTAAAGATTACGGAGAATAGAGATGTTATAAGGAAGTcagaatttttcaatgagaTTAAATCGTCAATAGACGTACCTTTTACAAGAATACGGTGTCTCGCTTTGGGCTCACCGTCGCAAAGCTCCGATGCTAGATATCAATATGCATTACTCTTAGAGTTGATCGATTTGTTGGGTGTCAAAGAAGTCTCCCTCTACGATCCGGTATTTACGGAGGAGGACAAACAGTTGTTTGGTGGttataaagttgaagaaacgTTCAATCAACCGCAAGACAAAACTGTTCTTTTTTATATACCCCATTTACCCCTTGAGGTTATGGAGCAGGTAGTTAATAATGAAAAGCCAGTGTACTTCCTAGGTAATGATGTGATTGCTCACACTGACCGGttaacaaagaaaaaactaGCGGAACTATACCCTAGTATGGCCATAATGGTGCAATACTTGGACAAAGGTAAGTTTGATGATGGGTTTACAAAAGTTACAAAAAGTCGAAAAAAATATAAGGAGCCAGAGATCACATACGACTTCGACTCTGTTTACTTTAACAACGTTAAGATTATCCGTTACCTACACAATTTTAACAAAAGTGATCCCTGGGGAAATTCATTCTCGGATTTAGCACTACATAAGCTCATTATATAA